The genomic interval CCACATGGCGCAGGAAGCCGTCAAGGCCGCGCACATCGCAGGCGGTGTGCCGAATCTGGAGGTGCGCGTGCCGAAGCGCGACGAGGCCGGGTTTGCCTGGCTCGTGTGCTTCTTCGAGCTGGCATGTGCCATTTCGGGCTATATGTCCGGCGTCAATCCGTTCGATCAGCCCGGCGTGGAAGCATATAAGAAGAATATGTTCTCTCTGCTCGGCAAGCCGGAGGCAAACTGAGAAAAGTTATCGTTGCAGTCGGCGCGAAAACGTGCTAATCTAGGCATAGGGTATCGCCCTGACTTTCAAAAGGAGTGTGATTGACATATGGTCCAACTGATCATGGGTCTCAAAGGTTCCGGCAAAACGAAGCGTTTGGTGGAAATGGTCGCCACGGCCGTCCGCGAGGAATCCGGTTCTGTCGTGTGCATTGAAAAGGACAAAAAACTTACGTATGACATTCCCTATCAGGCTCGCCTGATCTACGCCTGCGACTATGCGTACGCGATGGGCTCTTACGATTTCTTTAAGGGCTTCCTCAGCGGCCTTCATGCCGGCAACTACGATATCACCCATGTGTTTGTTGACAACTTCACGAAAATGCTATCTGAGGTCTCTGAGCCGCAGATCGCGGAGTTCCTGGCCTGGCTGAATGATTTCTCCGAGCGGGAACACATTCAGTTCACCCTGTCTCTGAGCATGGATCCCGCGGTGACCGGCAGCGAGATTACAAAATATATGATCTGACATACGGCAAAACCGCCGCTCCGAACATCCGGAGCGGCGGTTTTTTGCGCGCATCATTCGGCGAGCTCGCGGTACATGGCCGCAGCGTCGCCTTTTTTCGCGTTTTCCGTGACGGCGAGCACTTCCACCTTCACGGTGCGCTGGCCGAAGGCGATCTCGATCACGTCGCCGACCTTCACGTCATACGACGCCTTGGCCGTCCGGCCGTTGACCGTGATGTGCTGACCGTCACAGGCATCGTTTGCCACGGTGCGGCGCTTGATGAGCCGCGAAACTTTCAGATATTTGTCCAGGCGCATAGGCATCCTCCTGTGAAAAACGCTCCGGGTCAGGCCCGGAGCGTTTGCATCGCTTATTTGGAAACAGCGTCCTTGAGCACTTTGCCGGCCTTGAAGACGGGCACGCGCGTCGCCGGGATCTCGATCTCTTCCTTGGTCTTGGGGTTGCGGCCGATACGGGAGCCGCGCTCCTTGATGTCGAACACGCCGAAGCCGACGAGCTGCACCTTTTCGCCGACCTCGAGGTTGGCGGTGATGGTGTCAAACGTCGCGTTGACGGCCTTCTCGCTGTCCTTCTTGGACAGGCCGGTCTTTTCGGCAACTGTTGCGATCAGTTCTGCCTTATTCATGATGGTAATCCTCCTACTTCATGTTTGTGTTGGCATATGCCATGATATAGAATTCCGCACGGGTCTCTCACTGCCGTGCAGATTTCTTTCCTTCGTTGTCCGCGCTGGCCGTCTGCTTGGCCTGCTGCCAGAGCGGCTGCATCTGCGCGAGCGTGCGCTGCTCGAGCGGCACGCCGCTGTCCGCCGCTGCGGCCTCCATGGCGGCAAAGCGTCGGATGAATTTTTCGCACGCGGCATGGGCCGCCTGCTCGGGGTCGATGCCCGCAAAGCGCGCCACCTTCACGGCGGCAAACAGCAGATCGCCCAGTTCCTCGGTCACGGCGTCCGCGTCGCCGGAGGCCACGGCCTCGCGCAGTTCCCGCGTCTCTTCGGCGACCTTGTCGAGCGCCGCATCCGCGTCCGGCCACTCAAAGCCGGTCCTGGCCGCCTTGGCCTGAATCTTTTCACAGCGCCAAAGTGCCGGCAGACTGCGCGCCACGCTGTCCATCGCCTCGGCGGTGGTCGTCTGCGCGCGCTCGCGCTGCTTGATCGTGTCCCAGTCCGGCGCATCCGGCTCGTCGCGCCGGAACACATGCGGATGCCGGTAGACGAGCTTTTTGCAGGCAGCGTCCGCCACATCGTCAATATCAAAATGCCCGGCCTCGCGCTCAATATCCGTATGGAACAGCACCTGCATGAGCACGTCGCCCAGCTCTTCCTTCAGGTGCGCCGTATCACCGGCGTCGATGGCCTCGCAGACCTCATACGTCTCCTCCAGGAAGTTGCGGCGGATGCTCTCGTGCGTCTGCACCTGATCCCACGGGCAGCCATCCGGCGAGCGCAGGAACGTGATGAGCGCCACAAAGTCGCGCAGGTCATAGCTTTCTTTGCAGAGAAAATCTAACACAATTTTGCTCCTTCTGCAACCCTTTTTTCAAAAAACCATTGAAAATTCAGGATTTTTCGGTGTTATGTCATCTGATGTGCAGAACTTTTGCGAGCTTTTCGCCCTTCGGGATCAGCTGCAGATCGGCCAGCGTGATCGCGTGCGTTTTTACGACCGCAATCAGATACGCCACGACCGCGCAGACCATCGACACGAGCATGGCCAGCGCCATGCGCTTCCAGCTCAGGTCGCCGCCCATGGCGGCGGACAGGCCCGCATACACGCCCCAGGCCACGACAGCCATGATGAGCGTGCTCAGCAGCGGACGCACGAGCGCCCGGCCGACATTCGGCCGCTCACGGAGCGTTTTGCACAGGAAAATGTGGTTCATGGTGCAGATGACAAGATAGCACGCGAGCGTACCGACCGGCGCGCCGGTGATATTCAGCTCCGGCACCGCGATCAGGAACCAGTTGACCGCGATCTTCGCCAGGCCGCCGGCCAGCATGGAATAGACCGGGTAGATCTCGTGGCCGGTCGCCTGCAGGACCGCCGTCGTGATCAGTGAAATGCACACGAACACCGACGCAATGCCCAGCAGCATCAGCAGCGTTGGGCCGGCCGCATTGCTGCGCGGATAGAGCACGTTGACGATCGGGTAAGACAGCACGGCAAGCCCGATGCCCATCGGCATGGCGACCGCCGCGGAAATGCGCAGCGCGGATTCCGCAATGGTCTTCGACTGCGTATACTTTCCCTGCACGACCGCCGCCGCAATGGCCGGGACGATGCTGATCGTCATCGGCGTCACGAAAGCGGCCGGGAGATTATACAGTGTCTGCACCTTGCCGTAAACGCCGTAGAGAACGTTTGCATACGACTCGGAATAGCCAAGCGCCGTCTGCAGGCGGTACATGATGAGCTTCGTGTCCACGAGATTGATGATGCTCAGCACACTGGAGCCGAGCGCGATCGGGATGCTGATACGCAGCAGCGTGACGAGAATATGTCCGGCGGAATCCGGCACATCCGGATCCGCGACCGGTTTTTCCGGATAGTGGCGGTGATAATAGATCGCCACATAGATCAGCGCAAAAGCGCCGCCCGCCGTGACACCGAAGATCGCCCCCGCCGATGCGACCGGCAGACTCTTGCCCGCGCGCGTAAAGCTCCACGCGAGCACAAGACCGACGGCGACCTTGCCCACGACCTCGAGGATCTGGGAGACGGTCGTCGGCTTCATGTTGCTCATGCCCTGCGCATAGCCGCGGTACGTGCTCGTCAGATACACGAGCACGAGCGCCGGCGACAGCGCCCAGATGCTCTGTGCCGCGCGGACATTGTTGAGCATCCCGGCCAGCTCCGTCGGGAACAGGAACATGACCAGTCCGAGCAGCAGTCCGAAAATGGCAAACGTCAGCCAGGCCACGCGGAAGATCTTGCGCGCCTGCACGGGGCGGCCGAGCGTGTCCGCCTCACTGATCATGCGCGAGAGCGCGACCGGCATACCCGCCGTGGCCATGTTGAGAAAGACATAATAAATATTATAGGCAACGGAGAAATAGCCGTATCCCTCGTCGCCGAGAATATTGCCGAGCGGGATCTTATAGATCGCGCCGAGGATCTTGATGACCACAACGCCGGCCGTCATCATGGCCGCGCCGTGGAGATAGTTCTGCTTGCTGCTTTCCTGCAAACCGCACTCCCTCCCCCGCTGAAATTTCACGTGCCGGTATACTTTACACTACCGGACAGAAAAAATCAAGGGAATGCAGCGCATTCCCCTGATTTGCGGTTTGTTTTTCCGATCACGCCTTGCGCACGGAGTCGATGTGGCGCGTCAGGTCGAGCATCTTGTTCGAGAAGCCCCACTCGTTGTCGTACCACGCCATGAGCTTGACGAAGTGATCGTTGAGCGCGAGGCCAGCCTTGGCATCAAAGATGCTGGTGTGCGGATCGGTGATGAAGTCGGAGGAGACGACCTCGTCATCGACATACTCGACGACGCCGGCCATCGGGCCTTCCGCGGCAGCCTTGACGGCAGCGCAGATCTCATCATACGTCGCAGCCTTCTCGAGGCGGCAGGTCAGATCGACGATG from Clostridiales bacterium carries:
- a CDS encoding polysaccharide biosynthesis protein; protein product: MQESSKQNYLHGAAMMTAGVVVIKILGAIYKIPLGNILGDEGYGYFSVAYNIYYVFLNMATAGMPVALSRMISEADTLGRPVQARKIFRVAWLTFAIFGLLLGLVMFLFPTELAGMLNNVRAAQSIWALSPALVLVYLTSTYRGYAQGMSNMKPTTVSQILEVVGKVAVGLVLAWSFTRAGKSLPVASAGAIFGVTAGGAFALIYVAIYYHRHYPEKPVADPDVPDSAGHILVTLLRISIPIALGSSVLSIINLVDTKLIMYRLQTALGYSESYANVLYGVYGKVQTLYNLPAAFVTPMTISIVPAIAAAVVQGKYTQSKTIAESALRISAAVAMPMGIGLAVLSYPIVNVLYPRSNAAGPTLLMLLGIASVFVCISLITTAVLQATGHEIYPVYSMLAGGLAKIAVNWFLIAVPELNITGAPVGTLACYLVICTMNHIFLCKTLRERPNVGRALVRPLLSTLIMAVVAWGVYAGLSAAMGGDLSWKRMALAMLVSMVCAVVAYLIAVVKTHAITLADLQLIPKGEKLAKVLHIR
- the mazG gene encoding nucleoside triphosphate pyrophosphohydrolase, coding for MLDFLCKESYDLRDFVALITFLRSPDGCPWDQVQTHESIRRNFLEETYEVCEAIDAGDTAHLKEELGDVLMQVLFHTDIEREAGHFDIDDVADAACKKLVYRHPHVFRRDEPDAPDWDTIKQRERAQTTTAEAMDSVARSLPALWRCEKIQAKAARTGFEWPDADAALDKVAEETRELREAVASGDADAVTEELGDLLFAAVKVARFAGIDPEQAAHAACEKFIRRFAAMEAAAADSGVPLEQRTLAQMQPLWQQAKQTASADNEGKKSARQ
- a CDS encoding RNA-binding S4 domain-containing protein gives rise to the protein MRLDKYLKVSRLIKRRTVANDACDGQHITVNGRTAKASYDVKVGDVIEIAFGQRTVKVEVLAVTENAKKGDAAAMYRELAE
- a CDS encoding ATP-binding protein, giving the protein MVQLIMGLKGSGKTKRLVEMVATAVREESGSVVCIEKDKKLTYDIPYQARLIYACDYAYAMGSYDFFKGFLSGLHAGNYDITHVFVDNFTKMLSEVSEPQIAEFLAWLNDFSEREHIQFTLSLSMDPAVTGSEITKYMI
- a CDS encoding HU family DNA-binding protein — encoded protein: MNKAELIATVAEKTGLSKKDSEKAVNATFDTITANLEVGEKVQLVGFGVFDIKERGSRIGRNPKTKEEIEIPATRVPVFKAGKVLKDAVSK